A window of Fragaria vesca subsp. vesca linkage group LG7, FraVesHawaii_1.0, whole genome shotgun sequence contains these coding sequences:
- the LOC101309591 gene encoding L-type lectin-domain containing receptor kinase IX.1-like, with amino-acid sequence MSLKVICGQAIFSLFIFIKFLTLFAHTTSFSIPHFSPGTENILYEGDATIKSGNVEFNPQFDIFRVGRCTYSKPFQLWDSTTPARSLSNFTTNFTFMMDTNGEEPFTDGFAFFLAPFGYPIPPNSAGGDLGLFNITNQLDTSQNRVVLVEFDTYSNEWDPKGPHVGININSLLSVVNASWDFNVNKSRKVISAQVTYNASTYMLTVFWKYNEATTYENPLPFKIDLRDVLPERVAIGFSAATGTYPENLIISTWEFNSDLDSDDSSRKGNKRAIFLIAAMTVVTFFILMLGVALYWSVVKKRIAKIKGQNNVVVPSVSKHLETLAFPRRFSYKELVAATFGFANDRRLGHGGSGQVYKGVLQDLGCSVAVKRIFADSEHYEKVFINEVKIISRLIHKNLVMFIGWCHEQGECLLVYAYMPNSSLDAHLFGPRTTLQWDIRYKIALGLASALHYLHEDAEQCILHRDIKSANVLLDNDFNMKLGDFGIAKLLDPHLRTRTTGVAGTFGYMAPEYAFQGRASKESDMFSFGVVALEIACGRQTYQDGEYHVPLSEWVWQSYLAESLLDVADERLDMKFDPSEMKCLLIVGLWCTHPSNKERPKAGQVMKVLQLEAPLPQLACNRHHDHHQYNVSVLPDPGTIL; translated from the coding sequence ATGTCTCTTAAAGTCATCTGTGGGCAGGCAATCTTTAGTCTCTTCATTTTCATCAAATTTCTTACTCTCTTTGCTCACACAACTTCATTTAGTATACCTCACTTCTCCCCTGGTACAGAGAACATACTGTACGAAGGCGATGCTACGATCAAGTCGGGAAATGTTGAATTCAACCCACAATTTGACATATTTCGTGTAGGGCGGTGCACTTATTCAAAACCTTTCCAGCTTTGGGACTCTACAACTCCAGCTCGGTCACTGTCAAACTTTACTACCAACTTCACATTCATGATGGACACTAATGGCGAAGAACCCTTCACCGATGGATTTGCCTTTTTCCTTGCACCTTTCGGCTATCCAATCCCGCCGAACTCAGCCGGTGGAGATCTAGGACTGTTCAACATCACCAATCAATTAGATACGTCCCAAAACAGAGTTGTCCTAGTTGAGTTTGATACCTACTCAAACGAATGGGATCCAAAGGGACCTCATGTTGGCATCAATATAAATAGTCTTTTATCAGTCGTAAATGCTAGTTGGGATTTTAACGTCAACAAATCAAGAAAGGTGATATCTGCACAAGTAACTTACAATGCGAGCACCTACATGCTGACTGTGTTTTGGAAGTACAATGAAGCTACGACGTATGAAAATCCTCTTCCTTTCAAAATCGACTTACGAGATGTTCTCCCCGAAAGGGTTGCTATTGGTTTCTCAGCTGCTACCGGAACATACCCGGAAAATCTTATTATATCAACATGGGAGTTCAATTCAGATTTAGATTCTGATGATAGCAGCAGGAAAGGGAATAAGCGTGCAATATTCTTGATAGCGGCCATGACTGTAGTTACTTTCTTCATTTTAATGCTTGGTGTGGCCTTATATTGGTCAGTGGTAAAGAAGCGCATAGCAAAGATCAAAGGGCAGAACAATGTTGTGGTACCCTCTGTAAGTAAGCATCTGGAGACACTAGCCTTTCCGAGACGATTTTCTTACAAAGAATTAGTTGCGGCTACCTTTGGCTTTGCAAATGACAGAAGGCTAGGCCATGGAGGGTCAGGACAAGTTTATAAAGGAGTCCTACAAGATCTAGGCTGCTCGGTTGCTGTGAAGAGAATCTTTGCCGACTCTGAGCATTATGAGAAAGTTTTCATCAACGAAGTGAAAATCATTAGCCGCTTGATACATAAAAACTTGGTGATGTTTATAGGATGGTGTCATGAGCAAGGTGAGTGCTTACTTGTTTATGCTTACATGCCTAATAGCAGCCTTGATGCTCATCTGTTTGGCCCCAGAACAACACTGCAATGGGATATCAGGTACAAGATAGCTTTGGGATTAGCCTCAGCCCTTCATTATCTACACGAAGATGCAGAGCAGTGCATCCTTCATAGGGATATTAAATCAGCAAATGTACTATTGGATAACGATTTCAACATGAAGCTCGGTGATTTTGGGATTGCTAAACTCTTGGATCCTCACTTGAGGACTAGGACAACCGGGGTGGCAGGAACGTTTGGGTACATGGCCCCGGAATATGCTTTTCAAGGGAGAGCAAGCAAGGAGTCGGACATGTTCAGTTTTGGAGTCGTGGCTTTGGAAATTGCTTGTGGAAGGCAGACTTACCAAGATGGAGAGTATCACGTACCACTTTCCGAGTGGGTTTGGCAATCGTACCTTGCAGAAAGTCTTCTCGATGTAGCTGATGAGAGATTGGATATGAAGTTTGATCCAAGTGAAATGAAGTGCTTGCTAATTGTGGGATTATGGTGCACTCATCCAAGCAACAAGGAGAGACCTAAAGCAGGGCAAGTTATGAAGGTTCTTCAGCTCGAAGCACCATTGCCTCAACTTGCATGCAATAGGCATCATGATCATCATCAATATAATGTCTCTGTACTACCTGATCCCGGAACAATCTTGTAG